The genome window CAAGCACATCGACGTCATGGACGTCGCGGAGCAGACCTTCGCCGACCGCGGCATCCGCTACGCCTCGATCCGCGGCGACCAGACGCCGCGGGCGCGGGCCAAGAACGTCGCCGCGTTCGTCGACGACCCCGAGGTGTCGATCGTCGTGTGCTCGCTGACGGCCGCGGGCGTGGGCCTCAACCTGCAGGTCGCGTCCAACCTGGTCCTCGCCGAGCTGTCCTGGACGTTCGCCGAGCAGACCCAGGCCATCGACCGCATCCACCGGATCGGCCAGGACGAGCCCGTCACGGCGTGGCGCATCGTCGCCGCCCAGACCATCGACTCGCGGATCGCCGAGCTCATCGACAGCAAGTCGGGCCTGGCGGCCCGGGCGCTGGACGGCGCCGGCGAGGACGAGGACGGGTCGTCGAGCGACGTGCAGGTCGAGGCCCTGGTCGGGATGCTGAAGGACGCGCTGGCCGCGGACGACGTGATCTGAGGACGGTCGGGCCGCACTACCGCTCGGTGGCCTCCTGCGAGCGTCCCTCCAGCACGGCGTGCAGCCCACCCGTCACCACCATCGCCACGGTGGGCAGCCACGCGGCCGCGTCGGGGAACGCCAGCAGCGTCCCGACCGCGGCGAGGTACACGTTGGTCAACCCGGAGGTGGTGCGGATGCCGCGCAGCGCGACGTCCGCGGCCCGCGCGGCGCGGCCGCGTCCGTCCGTGGCGAGGGTCGCGCCGTCGCGGATGGCCCCGGCGTGGCCGAGCATGCCGAACCCGAGCACCGCGAGCATCGCGACGAGCCCCGCCGCGCGCGGCACCGAGCCGTCAAGCGCGGCCAGGGCGGCCGGCACCGCCAGCAGCACGCCCAGCGTCATCGCGACGAGGTCGCCCGCCGGGACGCGCCAGAGGTCGAATCCGCCGGCGGCCGACCGGACGCCCCCGCGGTTCGCGAGGGCCCACAGGCCCAGCGGGAGCAGCACCATCCACAGCAGCGCGTAGTCCCGGACCATCGTCGCCGCGACGAGGCCGAGGCCGGCGCCCACGACGAGCGCGACCGTCTGCCGGGCGAGGCGGCGGGCGTGGTGGCGGACGGGGGAGGAGGTCAGGGGTGGTGCAGGCACCCGGTGAGGCTAGGCGACCGCGCCGGTCTCAGGCCTCGTGCTCGGCCGAGAGCCCCGTCGGGTCGTCGGCGAGCTCACCGGCGCGCTGCGCGTCGAGCTGCCCGAGGGCGTTGTCAGGCACGGGCTCCTGGGCCAGACCGCGTCGCATCCGCGCCACCTGCGCCGCGGGCGCACGCGGCGGCAGCAGGGGCGTGTCCCGGTCGACGACGGCCTGCACGACGCACGGCCGGTCCGCGGACAGTGCCGTGCGCCACGCGTCGGCGACGTCCTGCGGGCGCGACACCCGGACGGACGCCAGGCCGAGCAGCTGCGCGTACCCCGCGTACGGGAACGCCGGGACGTCCTGCGACACGTCGAACCGCGGGTCCCCCTCCATCTCGCGCTGCTCCCACGTGACCTCCGCGAGGTCACCGTTGTCGAGCACGAGGAGCACGAACCGGGGGTCCGCCCAGTCGCGCCAGCGGTCCGCGACGGTGACGAGCTCGTTGATGCCGTTCATGAGCGTGGCACCGTCGCCCGCGAGCGCCACGACGGGCCGGTCGGGGTGCAGCAGCTTGGCCGCGATGCCGTAGGGCATCGCGGAGCCCATCGACGCCAGCGTGCTCGACAGGTGGGCGGGCACGCCCGGCGGCAGGCGCAGGTGCCGCGCGTACCAGTAGGTCACGGAGCCGACGTCGACCGCCACCTGGGCGTCGGCGGGCAGCTGTGCGGACAGCTCGTGCAGCACGAGCTGGGGGTTGAGCGGCTCGGCGGGTGCGGCGACGCGCTCGGCCGCGATGCGCCGCCACGCGTCGACGGCCGCGGTCACCTCGCCGCGCCACGGTCCGGAGCGCTGCGGCAGCCGCGTCAGCAGCGCGTCGAGCGTCGCCGCCGCGTCACCGGCGAGCGGCGCCTCGACCGGGTACTTGGCGCCGAGGTTGCGCGCGGCGACGTCGACCTGCACGGTCCGCGCCTGCCCGAGCGGCGGGTAGAACTCGGTCCAGGGGTCGTTGCTGCCGACGATCAGGAGGGTGTCGCAGCGGCCGAGCAGGTCGGCCGACGCGGTGGTGCCGAGGTGCCCGAGGACACCGCCGTGCACGGGCAGGCCCTCGTCGAACAGCGACTTGCCGAGCAGCGACGTGACGAGCCCGGCACCGAGCCGCTCGACCACGTCCAGCACCTGCCGGGTGGCGCCGCCCGCGCCGCGCCCGGCGAGCACGACGACCCGCTCACCGGCGGCGAGCAGCCGGGCGGCCCGGTCGAGGTCGTCGTCGGGCGGCACGGTGACGCCCCGGGACACCGCGGGCGACGTCACCACGACACCGTGCGCCTGCTCCGGCTCGGCGGCGGTGGCCTGCTGGACGTCGTGCGGCACGATCACGCACGTCGGGCTGGACGTGGCGATCGCGGTGCGCAGCGCGTTGTCCAGCACGGCCGGCAGCTGCTCGGGCGTCGTGACGGTCTGCAGGTACTGCGCGCAGACGTCCTTGAGGAGCACCGGCAGGTCGACCTCCTGCAGGTAGCCGGTGCCCAGGGCGGTGCTCGCCACCTGCCCGACGATCGCCACGACGGGCGTGCGGTCGAGCTTCGCGTCGTAGAGCCCGTTGAGCAGGTGGATCGCGCCGGGGCCCTGCGTGGTGAGGCACACGCCGACGCGGCCGGAGTACTTGGCGTGGCCGGTGGCCATGAACGCGGCCATCTCCTCGTGCCGCGCCGTGACGAGCTCGACGGCTCCGCCGGAGCGGGCCACCGCCGCCAGCAGCGGGTCGATGCCGTCGCCCGCGTAGCCGAAGATCCGTTCGACGCCCCAGTCGTCGAGCCGCTGCACGATCGCGTCCGCCACCGTCGTCATCACGGCCTCCTCCGGCTCGGTCCCTTCTCACCGATGCTGGGGGTCCGGCTCGTGTGACGCATCCCGGACGCCGTGGTCCGCCCGCTGCGCGGCGCCGAACCACCGTGCCAGGTGCGGCACGAGGTCGTCCTGGTCGGCGCCGACCCACGCGACGTGCCCGTCGGGGCGCAGCAGCAGGCCGGGCGCGTCGACCTCGTCGCTGCCCTCGACGACGTGGTCGACGCGGTCGGACCAGCCGGCGACGGACAGCGCGCCGGTCCGGTCGAGCAGCAGGCCGCGCCCCGCGTGCAGCAGCGGGTACAGCCGCCCGCGGCCCAGCCGGACGTCGCGCTGCCGCCGGCCGACCGGCTCCGGTCCGCCGAGGTCGTACCGGATCGCGAGCCCGGCGACGCGCTCGGCGAGCACCCGTCGCACGTCCGGCAGCGCCATGAGGTCGGTGAGGACCCGGCGCACGGCCTGCGGCCCCGGCTCGGGCAGGAGCAGCTCGCTCTGCGCACGGGTGAGCGTCAGGACGTCCTCGGCGACGGGCCGGCGCTCGGCGCCGTACGTGTCGAGCAGTCCGTCGGGCGCCCAGCCGCGGACCTGCGCCGCGAGCCGCCAGCCCAGCGCGAACGCGTCCTGGATGCCGAGGTTCAGCCCCTGCCCGCCCAGCGGTGGGTGCACGTGCGCGGCGTCACCGGCCAGCAGCACGCGGCCCAGCCGGTAGCGCTCGGCGAGCCGCGTCGCATCGGTGAAGCGCGTGAGCGACCGCGGCGCGTGGACGCCGAAGTCCGTGCCCGCGTACGCGCGCAGCTGCGTGCGCAGCTCGTCCAGGGTGGGCGGGACCGAGCGGTCCTCCGTGACGCCCGCCGCGGGGACGACGGCGCGGTGCAGCCCGTCGCCCGCGGGCCCGATGCCGAACCCCCTGTGCCGGCCGCGCACGTCGGCGGAGACGCGCGCGAGCTCGTCGGGCGGCGTCGTGACCTGCACCTCGCCGAGGATCCACTCGGTGCGTGCCGGCTCACCGGGGAACCCGATGCCGACCGAGCGGCGCACGAGGCTGCGTCCGCCGTCGCACCCGACGAGCCACGCGGCGCGCAGACGCTCGCCGCCGGTGAGCGTGACGTCCACGCCGTCGTCGTCCTGCGCGACGTCGGCGACCTCGCACCCACGCCGGACCCGCGCACCGAGCCCGACGGCGTGCTCGAGCAGCAGCCGGTCGGTGACGGGCTGCGGGATGCCGAGCACGTAGCCGTGGGCCGTGTCGAGGTCGGGTGGTGCGGGGGCGTCGATCGCGGCGAGGTGCCCGACGCCGCCGGGGTACTGCTGCCCGTGGGCGAGGAACCGGTCCAGCAGCCCTCGCTGGTCCAGCACCTCGATGCTGCGCGGGTGCAGGCCCAGCGAGCGCACGGCGGGGTTCGCCTCGGCGTCCCGGTCCAGGACCAGCACGTCGACACCGTGCAACCGCAGCTCGGCCGCGAGCATCGCGCCCGTCGGACCGGCACCGCTGATGATCACGTCGGGCATGCGCACCCCTGTCGTCGGCGGCCGGGTGGCCGCGACGGACCATCCTGGGTGCCGACCGGGGGCTTGCGGCAAGCCCCTTCCCCGGCCGTAACCTGGAGGTGGCGGCACTCGCCCGGGCCCGAGCACACCCGTGCCGGCGGGCGCCCGCGCTCACCCGACGGTCCTCACCGTCTCCTGACGCTCACCACCACCGACCGGGTTCCCGGCGCGCCGTCGCCAGGCGCCCCGTGCGTCAGACGGGACGGACCGTGACGCCGTGCCGCGCGGTGACGGCGGCGAGCGACGTCAGGATCGCGTCGACGGGTCCGTCGGCGGGCACCGTCGCGGCGACGTCGGCGAAGAACCGCCCCGCCCGGTCGCCCGACGTGATCGCCAGGAAGCGCGCCGTGCCGTCCTCGACCGAGAACGTGGACGGCACCCCGGCCGGCATCGTCAGCACCCCGCCGCGCGGCACCCGGTAGGTGGTGCCGTCGACGGAGGCCGTGAGGGTGCCGTCGAGGACGTAGAGGACGCCGGTCCAGGGCGACACGTGCAGCGGTGCGGCCTGGCCGGCCGCGGACCGGACCTCGAAGACCTCGAAGTCGCCGTCGGGGCCGCGGACGGACGCCTTGGCGACGTGGTCCCCGTCGAGCATCGTGTGGTGGACGCCCCCGTCCGGCGGGACGTAGGTGGTGGTCATGACCGCTCCGATCGTCGTGGGTACCCCAGCCTCCGGCGGTCGCGGACGTGCGGCGCGAGTAGCCGGCTACTCGGACCCGGGCGTGCGGACGAGCCGCGCCAGCGCGGCACGGTCGGAGACCCCGAGCTTGCGGCCCGCCCGGTAGAGATGGCCCTCGACCGTCCGGACGGACAATGTGAGGCGCTCGGCGATCGCCCTGTTGCTCAGCCCCTGCGCCGCCAGCACGGCGCTCTCCCGCTCGCGGACGGTCAGCGGGAGAGGTCGCACCGCCGCCAGCAGCGCGGGCGTGCGCGCGCCGGAGCGGTCGGCCAGCCCTTGCGCACGGGCGGCCGCCGACAGCGCGGAGCCACGTCGCCCCCGACGTCGGTGCAGCTCGGAGGCGTGCGCCGCCGCGTCGCCGGCGGCGACCGGGTCGCCCAGCCGCTCCCACGCGTCGGCCGCGTCCAGCAACGCCGCGGGGTCCTGCGCGCATGACGCGCGCGCGTGCTGCAGCGCAGCCCCCGCACGCGGACCCCCGACCCGTCGGGTGAGCGCCTCGAGCCGGGAGGCGGCGGGTGCGGATGCCCCGAGCTGGGTGGCGGTCTGCCAGGCGAGGACCTCGTAGGCCGGCGAGTCCTGACGACGTGCCAGGTCCGCTGCGTCCTCGGCCAGCCGCACGGCGGGCGTCACCGCGCCCTCGGCGGCCACGCACCAGGCACGCGCGAGGAGGTCGTCGGGTGCGTGGAGGGTGTAGGCGGGGTGCGTGTCCACCAGACCGTCGAGCAGGGGGCGTGCGGCGTCCGCACGGCCCGTCAGCCCGTAGGCCGTCGCGAGCAGGGTGCGGCACCGGAAGCGGAACTCGTGCTCGGACCCGTCCAGCCCCGCCCACGCGTCACGCAGCGGTGCCAGCGCGTCGGCGGGGCGACCGGCGGCGAGCGCCGCGTGGCCCGACAGCACGAGACCCATGACACGCGCCGGTCCCGGCAGGTCGGCCGCGGACGACGCGAGCCGGGCCGCGACGTCCTGCGCCTGGACGGGCAGGCCCGCCAGGCGCAGGCCCGTCACGAGCCAGTCCGTGAGCCCGAAGGCGGGGATGCCCTGGAGCGCAGCGGCGTCCCCGGCCCCGCCCGCGGTACGCACGGCGTCGAGTCGGCCCGTCACGGCGCCTACGGCGGCGAGTGCCGACGTCGCCAGCAGACGCGTGAGCTGGTCAGCCGGGTCGTCGTCGAGCAGCGCGAGAGCGCGCGCCACCGTGGCGCCCGTCCGGCCCCGGGCCACGTCGAGCGCCACGCCCATCGCCTCGAGAGTGGGGCGCTGCGCACCCGCGTCAGGGTCGGCGAGCGCCTCCGCCAGCACCTCGTCGGCTGCGTCGAGCCGGCGGAGCGTGAACAGCAGGTTGCCGGCGCGGTAGGCCCTGGCCCGGGCCCGCCACGGACCGCTCGGCGCGTCACCGGCGAGGTCGCACAGGGCGGCCTCGGCCGCCTCGCCCCGCGTGAGCCACGACAGCGTCGCGGCGTGCGCGAGGCGGGCCCGCCACCCGCCACCCGCCGCCGCCGCGTGGGCGAGCCGCTCGGCCAGGGGCAGGTCGTGGAAGGCCGTGGCGGCCTCGGCCGCCCGCAGGAGCAGGTCGTGGTCCGGGGGGAGGTCCGAGTCGAGCAGGAGGACGGCCCGGGCGATGGGGTCGGCCGTGCCCTCCAGGTGCGATGCGAGCACGCCGCGCAGGTGCCGTGCACGCATCATCCCCATCGCGGACCGACGCACCTCCCCGTAGACCGGGTGCGCCAGGCGGGCGACGGGTGCCGGGGCGGTCGTGTCCGTGCCCACCAGCCCGCGGGTCTCGGCCTCCTCCACGGCCCTTCGGGAGGTGAGCGCGGTGAGCGCGTCCAACCCGAGCGGCTCGCCGAGCGCCAGCAGGTCGACGACGTCGAGCACGGGAGGTTCCAGCCCGCCGATCTCGCGGTCCACGAGCGTCGCGAGCTCGGCCGAGACCCGCGGGTCGCCGGACCAGAGCCACAGCCCGGACCGCCGGCTCAGCCGTTGCGTCCGCACCTCCTCGGCCAGGAGGTGACGCAGGAAGAGCGGGCTGCCGCGGGTGAGGGCCCACAGCCGCTGCGCGGACCCCGACTCGACAGGGCCGTCGAGGACCCGCGCCACCAGCGACGACGTGGTCGGCGGGTCGAGCGGTGCGACGTCGAGACGCGGCAGCAGGTCGTCCTTCCACAGCGCCACGACGACGTCCGGCGCCGGCGCCGGAGCCGGGTCGCGGACCGTCACGACCACCGGGGCGATGCCGCGGACGACCACGCGATGCAGCACGACGGCCGAGAGCTCGTCGAGCAGGTGCGCGTCGTCCACGGCGAGCACGAAGGGCCGCAGACGCAGCAGGTGCCGCAGCATGCCCGCGACGGCGGCGGCACCCTCGACCGGCAGGTCCAGCAGCCCGGCGAAGGCGCCGAACGGCGTCAGCCGCGTGGCGTTCGCGCCGAGCGCCCACACGACCCGCCGTCGTCCTGCGGCCCGTGCCACGGCCTCGCGCACGAGTCGCGTCTTGCCGACACCCGCGGGGCCGGCCACGAGGATCCCGGCGGCGCCGGGGCGGACTGCGGCGACGACGTCCCGCAGCTCGGCGTCCCTGCCGGTGAACGGCCACAGCCGGTCCATGGCCCGATGGTAGGCGGGCGGATCCGGGTAGCGCACTACTCGTGCCCGCGGCGACGGGCGGGGGCATCGTGGCGCTGCCGCCGCGAGAGAGGGTCACCGCCATGAGTGCCACGCCTGCCGTCCTTGTCACCGGTGCGGGCCGAGGGATCGGCCGTGCGACCGCCGTCCGGCTGGCCCGTCACGGCTGGCACGTCCACGCGGGCGTCCGCTCGGACGCCGCCGCGGCGTCCCTGCGGGCCGAGTCGGACGCGATCACGCCCGTCGAGCTCGACGTCACGGTCCCCGAGCACGTGGAGGCGCTCGTCGATGCGATCCCCGAGCGGCTCGACGCCCTCGTCAACAACGTCGGGATCGCGGTCCCCGGGCCGGTCGAGACCCTGGACCGGGCGGCCATGCACCGCCAGCTCGACGTGAACCTCGTCGGACCGCTGGCCGTCACGCGCGCGGTCCTGCCCCACCTGCGACGTGCGCAGGGACGGATCGTGTTCCTGTCCTCGGTGAACGGGCTGGTCTCCTTCCCCTTCACCGGGCTGTACAACGCCTCGAAGTTCGCGGTCGAGGCGGTCGCGGACTGCCTGCGGGTCGAGCTGGGACCGTTCGGGGTGCAGGTCGCGCTCATCGAGCCGGGCGTGGTGGACACCGACCCGTGGCACGAGATGGACGCGGTGGTCGACGCGGTGGAGGCCGCCCTGCCGGCGGAGCTGCGTGATCTGTACGCGGGCCACCTGGCGGGGGAGCGGCAGCTCGTCGAGCGGATCCGGCGGGGCGCGATCCCACCGGAGACCGTGGCGCGCGCCGTGGAGCGGGCCCTGACCCGCCGCCGCGCCCGCGCCCGGAGCGTGGTGGGGCGTGACGCACGGCTCATGCTCGTGATGCGGGCCGTGCTGCCGGCCCGGCGCATGGATGCCCTGTGGACCAGAGAGCTGGGTCTGGGCCCCGGGCGCGCGCCGCGGGCCGCCGCGGCACCGCAGGAGCGAACCGAGGTGGTCACGTGAAGGCGGGTGGTCCGGGCCGCTCGACGTCCTGCACCATGGTGGGGTGAGAGCGACGAGACGTCCACGGGTCGGGGCCGCCGCGATGCTGGGCCTGGTCGTGGTGACCGGCTGCTCCGCGCCCGCACCGGCCACGGAGCCGGTGGTCGTGCGCGCGCCGGTCGAGGCCGAGAAGTCGGCCGTCCCGGCACCTGCGTCCGTGGCTGCCGCCGACCTGACGTCGCTCCCCGTCGTCGAGCCGCGCAACGTCGTCCCCGGCCTGCCCGGCACCGACGGCCTCGAGCAGCGCCGCAACGACGACCCCGCCCTCGGCGCCTGGCAGACCGCGACGGTCGTGCGCGACACCGCCGGGTACGACGCGGTGCACGGGCAGCCCGTCGCGACGGTGCCCGCGGTCACGCTCGACGTGCCGACGGTGCTGCCGGTCATCGACCAGCGCGGTGGCTGGCTGCGCGTCCTCGTCGCGACGCGCAGCGCGCTGCCCAGCCAGGACGTGTCCCAGGTCAACGGGCGCAGCGTGTGGATCCGCGCGCAGGACACGACGCCGTCGGGCACGGACTGGCGCCTGCACCTGGACCTGGCGGCGCTGAGCCTGACCGTCGACGACGGCACGACGACCAGCACGGTGCCCGTGAAGGCCGTGGGGGCACCGGGGTCGCCGACGCCCGCGGTGCCGCAGTTCGTCGTCGGGTCCCAGTGGGAGCAGCCGGGCACGTACACGCCGCGGGTGCTGCTGCTGTCCAGCCAGAGCGAGACGATCGACGTCTACGACACGGCGACGGGGACGTCGGCGACGGCGATCCACACCAGCCCGATCGCGCGCACGGGTGCCATCTCCAACGGGTGCGTGCGCGTCAGCGAGGAGGTGCTGGACCTGCTGTGGGGCAAGGTCCCGGCGGGGACGGTGCTGACGGTCGCCTGAGCGGGCGGCCCGGGTCGTGCCCTCACGGCGGCGGCGCGGCCGCCCGCGTGGCCGCCGCGACCGCGTCCGCCGCGCGGATCAGCCCGATGTGGCTGAACGCCTGCGGGAAGTTGCCGATGAGCCGGCCCGCGCCCGCGTCGTACTCCTCGCTCAGCAGGCCGACGTCGTTGGCGTACCCGAGGAGCTGGTCCATGAGGGCCCGCGCGTCGGCCAGCCGGCCGCTGTGCGCGTAGTGCTCGACGAGCCAGAAGTTGCAGATGAGGAACGGGTGCTCGTCCCCGGCGATGCCGTCCATGCCGTTGTCGGTGCGGTAGCGGTGGACCAGGCCGTGCGCGTCGACGAGCTCGGACTCGATGCGCGCGACCGTGCCGAGCATGCGCGGGTCGTCGTGCGTGATGAAGCCGGTGTGCGGCAGCTGCAGCAGCGCCGCGTCCACCCGGGTGCCGTCGTACACCTGCGTGAAGCTGTTGAGCTCGGGGTGGTACCCGCGCTGCTCGATCTCGGCGCGCAGCCGGTCGCGCAGCGCGCGCCACCGCTCCACGGGGCCGTCGAGCCCGTGCGCGTGCTCGACCGCGGTGATACCCCGGTCGAAGGCGGCCCACATCATGACGCGCCCGTGCGTGAAGTGGTGCAGCTCGCCGCGCATCTCCCAGATGCCGTTGTCCTTGCGGTCCAGGTTCCGCTCGCAGAACCGCAGCAGGCTCTTCTGCAGGCCCCAGGAGTACTCGTCCTCCTCGACCCCCGCGTCCCGCAGCAGCGCGAGCGCGATCATCACCTCGCCCACCACGTCGGCCTGGTACTGGTCGGCGGCGCCGTTGCCGATGCGCACCGGGCGCGACCCCTCGTACCCGGCGAGGTGGCCGAGCACCTTCTCGGGGAGCTCCCGCTCGCCGCCCAGCCCGTACATGATCTGGATGTGCTCCGCGTCGCCCGCCACGGCGCGCAGCAGCCAGTCGCGCCACAGCACCGCTGCGTGCGCGCGGCCGTGCGCGACGGCGACCTCGATCGTGAGTGCCGCGTCACGCAGCCACACGAACCGGTAGTCCCAGTTGCGGCTGCCGCCCAGGCTCTCGGGCAGGGACGTGGTCGGTGCCGCGACGACACCGCCCGTCCTCGCGTGCGTGAGGGCCCGCAGCACGAGCATCGAACGCACCACCTGCCGGTCGTAGTCGGTGTCCACGACCAGGGCCGCCGACCAGTCCGTCCAGTACTTGATGGTCACGGGCAGGGCGTGGTCGACCGACACGGCCGGGGGAGGCTCGTCGTACGACGGGAACGCGGACAGGTCCCAGTCGAGGGTCTCCCGCGCCTGCAGGCGGAACCGGCCGGTGAGCCGCGGCACCCGCGCGCCGGCCTCACCGTCGGCCGGCCGGTCGGACGCGTCGGTCGAGCCCGCGGGGTCGTCGCCGCGCCCCTCGCCGTCCGCGTCCGCCCACGTCAGCAGGGGGCCGAGGAGCAGGAGCCCCTCCGGTCCGGCGAGCGACAGCAGGGCCGGCGCGCCGGCATGGTCCACGACGCGCACCCACGGCGTCGCCCGCGCGTAGTCGAACCGCAGCCGCAGGTCGTGCTCGACCTCGACCGTCCCCTCGAGGCACTGGACGCGCCGCACGAGGTCCGCGCGTTCCTCGAAGATCGGCAGGAAGTCGGTGACGCG of Cellulomonas dongxiuzhuiae contains these proteins:
- a CDS encoding FAD-dependent monooxygenase, yielding MPDVIISGAGPTGAMLAAELRLHGVDVLVLDRDAEANPAVRSLGLHPRSIEVLDQRGLLDRFLAHGQQYPGGVGHLAAIDAPAPPDLDTAHGYVLGIPQPVTDRLLLEHAVGLGARVRRGCEVADVAQDDDGVDVTLTGGERLRAAWLVGCDGGRSLVRRSVGIGFPGEPARTEWILGEVQVTTPPDELARVSADVRGRHRGFGIGPAGDGLHRAVVPAAGVTEDRSVPPTLDELRTQLRAYAGTDFGVHAPRSLTRFTDATRLAERYRLGRVLLAGDAAHVHPPLGGQGLNLGIQDAFALGWRLAAQVRGWAPDGLLDTYGAERRPVAEDVLTLTRAQSELLLPEPGPQAVRRVLTDLMALPDVRRVLAERVAGLAIRYDLGGPEPVGRRQRDVRLGRGRLYPLLHAGRGLLLDRTGALSVAGWSDRVDHVVEGSDEVDAPGLLLRPDGHVAWVGADQDDLVPHLARWFGAAQRADHGVRDASHEPDPQHR
- a CDS encoding cupin domain-containing protein codes for the protein MTTTYVPPDGGVHHTMLDGDHVAKASVRGPDGDFEVFEVRSAAGQAAPLHVSPWTGVLYVLDGTLTASVDGTTYRVPRGGVLTMPAGVPSTFSVEDGTARFLAITSGDRAGRFFADVAATVPADGPVDAILTSLAAVTARHGVTVRPV
- a CDS encoding SDR family oxidoreductase, giving the protein MSATPAVLVTGAGRGIGRATAVRLARHGWHVHAGVRSDAAAASLRAESDAITPVELDVTVPEHVEALVDAIPERLDALVNNVGIAVPGPVETLDRAAMHRQLDVNLVGPLAVTRAVLPHLRRAQGRIVFLSSVNGLVSFPFTGLYNASKFAVEAVADCLRVELGPFGVQVALIEPGVVDTDPWHEMDAVVDAVEAALPAELRDLYAGHLAGERQLVERIRRGAIPPETVARAVERALTRRRARARSVVGRDARLMLVMRAVLPARRMDALWTRELGLGPGRAPRAAAAPQERTEVVT
- a CDS encoding glycoside hydrolase family 15 protein, whose translation is MSTPLEDYALLSDLCTGPLVSRDGSIDWLCLPRYDSPAVFSALLGGPDDGRWKLSVVDGEVVERRYIPHTFVLETTWRTPDGRVRVTDFLPIFEERADLVRRVQCLEGTVEVEHDLRLRFDYARATPWVRVVDHAGAPALLSLAGPEGLLLLGPLLTWADADGEGRGDDPAGSTDASDRPADGEAGARVPRLTGRFRLQARETLDWDLSAFPSYDEPPPAVSVDHALPVTIKYWTDWSAALVVDTDYDRQVVRSMLVLRALTHARTGGVVAAPTTSLPESLGGSRNWDYRFVWLRDAALTIEVAVAHGRAHAAVLWRDWLLRAVAGDAEHIQIMYGLGGERELPEKVLGHLAGYEGSRPVRIGNGAADQYQADVVGEVMIALALLRDAGVEEDEYSWGLQKSLLRFCERNLDRKDNGIWEMRGELHHFTHGRVMMWAAFDRGITAVEHAHGLDGPVERWRALRDRLRAEIEQRGYHPELNSFTQVYDGTRVDAALLQLPHTGFITHDDPRMLGTVARIESELVDAHGLVHRYRTDNGMDGIAGDEHPFLICNFWLVEHYAHSGRLADARALMDQLLGYANDVGLLSEEYDAGAGRLIGNFPQAFSHIGLIRAADAVAAATRAAAPPP
- a CDS encoding L,D-transpeptidase, whose translation is MRATRRPRVGAAAMLGLVVVTGCSAPAPATEPVVVRAPVEAEKSAVPAPASVAAADLTSLPVVEPRNVVPGLPGTDGLEQRRNDDPALGAWQTATVVRDTAGYDAVHGQPVATVPAVTLDVPTVLPVIDQRGGWLRVLVATRSALPSQDVSQVNGRSVWIRAQDTTPSGTDWRLHLDLAALSLTVDDGTTTSTVPVKAVGAPGSPTPAVPQFVVGSQWEQPGTYTPRVLLLSSQSETIDVYDTATGTSATAIHTSPIARTGAISNGCVRVSEEVLDLLWGKVPAGTVLTVA
- a CDS encoding thiamine pyrophosphate-requiring protein, whose amino-acid sequence is MTTVADAIVQRLDDWGVERIFGYAGDGIDPLLAAVARSGGAVELVTARHEEMAAFMATGHAKYSGRVGVCLTTQGPGAIHLLNGLYDAKLDRTPVVAIVGQVASTALGTGYLQEVDLPVLLKDVCAQYLQTVTTPEQLPAVLDNALRTAIATSSPTCVIVPHDVQQATAAEPEQAHGVVVTSPAVSRGVTVPPDDDLDRAARLLAAGERVVVLAGRGAGGATRQVLDVVERLGAGLVTSLLGKSLFDEGLPVHGGVLGHLGTTASADLLGRCDTLLIVGSNDPWTEFYPPLGQARTVQVDVAARNLGAKYPVEAPLAGDAAATLDALLTRLPQRSGPWRGEVTAAVDAWRRIAAERVAAPAEPLNPQLVLHELSAQLPADAQVAVDVGSVTYWYARHLRLPPGVPAHLSSTLASMGSAMPYGIAAKLLHPDRPVVALAGDGATLMNGINELVTVADRWRDWADPRFVLLVLDNGDLAEVTWEQREMEGDPRFDVSQDVPAFPYAGYAQLLGLASVRVSRPQDVADAWRTALSADRPCVVQAVVDRDTPLLPPRAPAAQVARMRRGLAQEPVPDNALGQLDAQRAGELADDPTGLSAEHEA
- a CDS encoding helix-turn-helix transcriptional regulator: MDRLWPFTGRDAELRDVVAAVRPGAAGILVAGPAGVGKTRLVREAVARAAGRRRVVWALGANATRLTPFGAFAGLLDLPVEGAAAVAGMLRHLLRLRPFVLAVDDAHLLDELSAVVLHRVVVRGIAPVVVTVRDPAPAPAPDVVVALWKDDLLPRLDVAPLDPPTTSSLVARVLDGPVESGSAQRLWALTRGSPLFLRHLLAEEVRTQRLSRRSGLWLWSGDPRVSAELATLVDREIGGLEPPVLDVVDLLALGEPLGLDALTALTSRRAVEEAETRGLVGTDTTAPAPVARLAHPVYGEVRRSAMGMMRARHLRGVLASHLEGTADPIARAVLLLDSDLPPDHDLLLRAAEAATAFHDLPLAERLAHAAAAGGGWRARLAHAATLSWLTRGEAAEAALCDLAGDAPSGPWRARARAYRAGNLLFTLRRLDAADEVLAEALADPDAGAQRPTLEAMGVALDVARGRTGATVARALALLDDDPADQLTRLLATSALAAVGAVTGRLDAVRTAGGAGDAAALQGIPAFGLTDWLVTGLRLAGLPVQAQDVAARLASSAADLPGPARVMGLVLSGHAALAAGRPADALAPLRDAWAGLDGSEHEFRFRCRTLLATAYGLTGRADAARPLLDGLVDTHPAYTLHAPDDLLARAWCVAAEGAVTPAVRLAEDAADLARRQDSPAYEVLAWQTATQLGASAPAASRLEALTRRVGGPRAGAALQHARASCAQDPAALLDAADAWERLGDPVAAGDAAAHASELHRRRGRRGSALSAAARAQGLADRSGARTPALLAAVRPLPLTVRERESAVLAAQGLSNRAIAERLTLSVRTVEGHLYRAGRKLGVSDRAALARLVRTPGSE